In one window of Posidoniimonas corsicana DNA:
- a CDS encoding response regulator, with protein sequence MHAQAKAKAAGSDPSGPEECNRRVLLIDDNHAIHDDYNKILSPPSDSSELDALGSLLFDAATPDRGPSVVFQTSSAYQGQEALGLVEQSLRAGCPFAMAFVDMRMPPGWDGLETIKRLWEVDPHLQMVICSAYSDRSWDELVEELANEDQWLLLRKPFDGAEVSQLALALTMKWSLGRAAERSLADLRMALDSIAPVFGQLSDALDLANDLASLVQPGRVETDTPVAPSEDAVSIIAAARRSLEVLRQELDAVSGLRVSPDVRA encoded by the coding sequence ATGCACGCGCAGGCAAAGGCGAAGGCCGCAGGATCGGATCCCAGCGGACCGGAGGAGTGCAACCGCCGGGTGCTGCTGATCGATGACAACCACGCTATCCACGACGACTACAACAAGATCCTCTCGCCGCCGAGCGACAGCAGCGAGCTGGACGCGTTGGGATCGCTACTGTTCGACGCGGCCACGCCCGACCGCGGACCGTCGGTCGTGTTCCAAACCAGCTCGGCCTATCAGGGCCAGGAAGCGTTGGGGCTGGTCGAACAGTCGCTCCGCGCCGGATGTCCATTCGCGATGGCGTTCGTCGACATGCGGATGCCGCCCGGCTGGGACGGTCTGGAAACGATCAAGCGGTTGTGGGAGGTTGACCCCCATCTCCAGATGGTAATCTGCTCGGCCTACTCTGATCGCAGTTGGGATGAACTTGTCGAGGAACTCGCCAACGAGGACCAGTGGCTGCTCTTGCGTAAGCCGTTTGACGGCGCCGAGGTGTCGCAGCTTGCGCTCGCGCTCACAATGAAGTGGTCCTTAGGCCGCGCGGCGGAGCGTTCGCTGGCCGACCTCAGGATGGCGTTGGACAGTATTGCGCCTGTGTTCGGTCAGCTGAGCGATGCCCTCGACTTGGCAAACGATCTCGCCAGCCTTGTTCAGCCGGGACGAGTTGAAACGGATACCCCTGTAGCTCCGTCGGAAGACGCAGTTTCGATCATCGCTGCCGCGAGGCGGTCGCTCGAGGTGCTGCGACAAGAGCTTGACGCCGTATCGGGTTTGCGGGTCAGTCCAGACGTGCGGGCCTAG